From one Hoeflea algicola genomic stretch:
- the tnpC gene encoding IS66 family transposase gives MDRTDLQQLSKDELIEMVLRLQRPSKDSRTSSKPPSTDKKEKRVNSRPGGAKPGHEPHNRVLADFADMFRDHEPTACKRCGHAFSGDDTMVLAGAYDEIDIPAIRPHVTRHRRFSCHCPQCGTTTKATAPAVATATPFGPGIHALAIYLKSFHALSYERLSGVFMDIFGLNVSEGAIMNMFSRSRPSFQATAQAAKASLRAARVVASDETGVRIEGTNAQHWVFHCKDAVVHQPDYSRAARVVHETMGGHVPEVWISDRYSAQQSHGHRHQTCLAHLARDTAFALEHGEDDLPLRFQLWFGRVFDFARAISTFAASTVASKKRKFDKQLAGLLCAPTSCDLAQKLQAKIGRARDQLLTFCDYPGEVDVTNNTSERKLRPWVIQRKVTNGYRAMWAAQAEADVRTTIDTARLKGANPFQVIASVLA, from the coding sequence ATGGATCGGACTGATTTGCAGCAGCTGAGCAAGGACGAATTGATCGAGATGGTGCTTCGGCTCCAACGGCCTTCCAAGGATTCTCGGACGTCTTCCAAGCCGCCCTCGACGGACAAGAAAGAGAAACGCGTCAACTCACGACCGGGTGGAGCCAAGCCCGGGCATGAACCCCACAATAGGGTGCTGGCGGATTTTGCCGACATGTTTCGCGATCATGAACCGACCGCCTGCAAGAGATGCGGCCATGCGTTTTCCGGTGATGATACGATGGTGCTGGCCGGGGCCTATGACGAGATCGATATTCCTGCGATCCGTCCTCATGTCACCCGGCATCGGCGTTTTTCCTGTCATTGCCCGCAATGCGGCACGACAACAAAAGCCACCGCACCTGCCGTGGCAACCGCAACGCCGTTCGGGCCAGGCATTCACGCGCTGGCGATCTACCTCAAGAGTTTCCATGCATTGTCTTACGAACGCCTGAGCGGTGTGTTCATGGATATCTTCGGCCTTAATGTGAGCGAGGGCGCGATCATGAACATGTTTTCCCGCTCCCGTCCGAGCTTCCAGGCCACAGCACAGGCCGCCAAGGCCAGCCTTCGAGCCGCCCGCGTTGTCGCCAGCGACGAAACCGGTGTGCGTATCGAGGGCACAAATGCCCAACACTGGGTTTTTCATTGCAAGGATGCTGTTGTCCACCAGCCCGATTACTCCCGTGCAGCACGGGTCGTTCACGAGACCATGGGCGGCCATGTCCCCGAGGTATGGATATCTGATCGGTATTCAGCCCAGCAATCTCACGGCCATCGACATCAAACCTGCCTTGCACATTTGGCGCGTGATACAGCCTTTGCGCTGGAACATGGCGAGGATGATCTCCCTCTTCGCTTCCAGCTTTGGTTTGGCCGTGTGTTTGATTTCGCCAGAGCCATAAGCACATTCGCTGCGTCTACCGTCGCAAGCAAGAAGCGCAAATTCGATAAACAGCTTGCCGGGCTTCTATGCGCCCCGACTTCGTGCGACCTGGCCCAAAAGCTCCAGGCCAAGATCGGGCGGGCCCGCGATCAGCTGCTGACGTTTTGCGACTATCCCGGAGAAGTCGATGTCACCAACAACACATCTGAGCGAAAGCTCCGTCCATGGGTCATTCAGCGAAAGGTGACAAACGGATATCGCGCCATGTGGGCCGCCCAAGCCGAGGCGGATGTACGCACGACCATCGACACCGCCCGCCTCAAAGGCGCAAACCCCTTCCAGGTCATCGCATCCGTCCTGGCATAG
- the istB gene encoding IS21-like element helper ATPase IstB — translation MLDHPTLDQLKTLRLDGMAEAFAEMQKQDGTAGLSHAEWLGLLIDRETASRETRRFESRMRTAKLRHVGASPEDVDYKSRRGLDKAMFQQMLTGRWIKDKRNLMITGPCGVGKTWLACALAQAACRDGITVLYKRMPRLFDELELAHGDGRFPRLFKALTKTQLLILDDWGPDRLNASQRRDLMEIVEDRYEVGSTLITSQLPIDTWHDVIGEPTFADAILDRLVHNAYRVELDGQSMRKTKLGTGDESIQS, via the coding sequence ATGCTTGATCACCCAACGCTGGATCAGCTCAAAACACTCAGGCTCGACGGCATGGCAGAAGCCTTTGCCGAGATGCAAAAACAGGACGGCACAGCCGGGCTTAGCCACGCTGAATGGCTTGGGCTGCTCATTGATCGAGAGACCGCCAGTCGTGAGACGAGGCGATTTGAAAGCCGCATGCGTACAGCAAAACTGCGCCACGTCGGTGCCTCGCCGGAGGACGTGGATTACAAGTCGCGGCGCGGCCTCGACAAAGCCATGTTCCAGCAGATGCTGACCGGGCGCTGGATCAAGGACAAGCGCAACCTGATGATCACTGGCCCCTGCGGCGTTGGCAAAACATGGTTGGCCTGCGCTCTGGCGCAAGCCGCCTGCCGAGACGGTATCACTGTGCTGTACAAGCGCATGCCACGTCTCTTTGATGAATTGGAACTGGCCCATGGTGACGGACGCTTTCCGCGTCTGTTCAAGGCCCTTACCAAAACTCAACTGCTAATCCTGGACGACTGGGGACCGGATCGCCTCAATGCCAGTCAGCGTCGTGACCTTATGGAAATAGTCGAGGACAGATACGAGGTTGGATCAACCTTGATCACAAGCCAATTGCCCATCGACACCTGGCATGACGTGATCGGGGAACCCACCTTCGCCGATGCCATTCTCGATCGCCTCGTACACAACGCCTATCGCGTCGAACTCGACGGCCAGAGCATGAGGAAAACCAAACTCGGAACAGGTGACGAAAGCATCCAATCCTGA
- a CDS encoding ATP-dependent Zn protease has translation MDNSHLLAAAPDVNPVLLPLALAAAGSTGADIERLIREARQKARREKRQLTYSDIHAALTAGQAAMPPDLVWRIAVHEAGHALAWTAFDIATVFTVTVGNGSGGYVESEMRQGVVQTQSWFNQMIACVLAGQAAEKLIFGEAGVGAGGSERSDLARATKFATDSETNIGFGRVQPLLYRSLEEQPSMLSLDRQLAQHVHDRLEAAERMALELLSQHQDALLALATRLAEAKTLDGGEVRALLVQEMNAAATGSKKAAP, from the coding sequence ATGGATAATTCTCATCTCTTGGCTGCAGCGCCCGATGTGAACCCGGTACTCCTGCCTTTGGCGCTGGCTGCTGCTGGTAGCACAGGTGCAGACATCGAGCGTCTGATCCGTGAGGCTCGTCAGAAAGCTCGCCGTGAAAAAAGGCAGCTCACTTACAGCGACATCCACGCAGCGCTTACCGCGGGCCAGGCAGCTATGCCACCAGACCTCGTCTGGCGCATCGCTGTCCACGAAGCAGGCCACGCGCTGGCGTGGACTGCGTTCGACATCGCAACCGTCTTTACTGTGACCGTTGGAAATGGGTCTGGCGGCTATGTCGAAAGCGAAATGCGACAGGGTGTTGTCCAAACTCAATCTTGGTTCAATCAGATGATTGCTTGTGTACTCGCTGGACAAGCAGCAGAAAAGCTCATCTTTGGCGAAGCTGGTGTTGGCGCTGGCGGTAGTGAAAGGTCTGACCTTGCACGAGCGACCAAGTTTGCGACTGACTCTGAAACGAACATCGGGTTCGGCAGGGTTCAGCCATTGCTCTATCGATCATTGGAAGAACAGCCCTCCATGCTTTCCCTTGATCGACAGCTTGCGCAGCATGTTCATGACCGGCTTGAGGCCGCAGAGAGGATGGCTCTCGAACTGCTGTCCCAGCATCAGGATGCATTGTTGGCACTGGCAACCCGCCTTGCAGAAGCAAAGACGTTGGATGGCGGCGAAGTGAGAGCACTGCTTGTTCAAGAAATGAATGCCGCCGCAACCGGCTCCAAAAAAGCGGCGCCCTGA
- the istA gene encoding IS21 family transposase produces MKRLPMRKIREALRLRADGFSGRQVAQSLCVARATISEYFRRADLEGLSWPLSADLSDADLENRLFPVCPGDVRRAVPQPVWAHVHAELRRKGVTLSLLWEEYRGVHHDGYGYSRYCELYTRWEGKLSPVMRQRHPAGERLFVDYAGPTVDVVCPKTGEVRTAQIFVATLGASNYTYVEASWTQGLPDWVSSHVRAFEFFGGVPAQLVPDNLKAGVTKACFYDPEINRTYGDMAAHYDTAIVPARPGKPKDKAKVEGAVLLAERWILARLRNQHFFGLDEVNAAIRPLLDQLNGKVSRHLGASRRDLFERLDRPALKPLSMEAYVYAEWKQCRAGLDYHVDIGRHYYSVPHQLLKQKLWARITARTVEVYFNGQRVASHARTSGNRQHSTIRDHMPAHHRFREDWTPQRIRGQAVRIGPNVEVFVDVIMRQRKHPEQGYRTCLGVLRLAKTFGRERLDAACLRALEINAHSYTSLHSILKNGLDRQRREPTTDGPAITHPNIRGADYFH; encoded by the coding sequence ATGAAGAGATTGCCTATGCGGAAGATAAGGGAAGCCCTGCGGCTTCGGGCGGATGGATTTTCAGGCCGCCAGGTGGCGCAAAGCCTGTGCGTGGCCCGTGCGACGATTTCGGAATATTTTCGGCGCGCTGATCTGGAAGGTTTGAGCTGGCCTCTGTCTGCTGATCTGTCGGACGCCGACCTTGAGAACCGCCTGTTTCCCGTTTGCCCCGGCGATGTCCGTCGCGCGGTTCCTCAGCCTGTCTGGGCGCATGTGCATGCCGAGTTGCGGCGCAAGGGCGTGACGCTGTCGCTGCTGTGGGAGGAGTATCGCGGGGTTCATCACGATGGATACGGCTATAGCCGATACTGTGAGCTCTACACCCGCTGGGAAGGCAAGCTGTCTCCGGTGATGCGTCAGCGTCATCCTGCAGGCGAGCGGCTGTTTGTCGATTACGCGGGCCCGACAGTTGATGTTGTCTGCCCCAAAACGGGAGAGGTGCGCACCGCACAAATCTTTGTCGCGACGCTGGGAGCGTCCAATTACACCTATGTCGAAGCCAGCTGGACACAGGGCCTGCCGGACTGGGTATCCAGCCATGTGCGTGCCTTTGAGTTCTTCGGTGGCGTGCCTGCGCAGCTGGTTCCAGACAATCTCAAGGCAGGCGTCACCAAGGCCTGTTTTTATGATCCTGAGATCAATCGCACCTATGGTGATATGGCGGCACATTACGATACCGCCATCGTTCCGGCGCGGCCTGGAAAGCCGAAAGACAAGGCAAAGGTGGAAGGCGCTGTTTTGCTGGCCGAGCGCTGGATTTTGGCGCGGCTGCGCAACCAGCACTTTTTTGGCCTTGATGAGGTGAACGCTGCCATCCGGCCATTGCTGGATCAGCTCAACGGCAAAGTCAGTCGCCATCTTGGTGCAAGCCGCCGCGATCTGTTTGAACGCCTGGATCGGCCCGCTCTGAAGCCCTTGTCTATGGAGGCCTATGTTTATGCCGAATGGAAGCAGTGCCGCGCGGGCCTCGATTACCATGTCGATATTGGCCGCCATTATTACTCGGTGCCGCATCAGTTGCTGAAGCAAAAACTATGGGCAAGGATCACCGCACGCACCGTAGAGGTATACTTTAATGGGCAACGCGTTGCCTCTCACGCCAGAACCTCGGGCAATCGCCAGCACTCCACGATCCGCGATCACATGCCCGCCCATCATCGCTTCCGCGAGGATTGGACGCCACAGCGTATCCGCGGGCAAGCTGTGCGCATCGGCCCAAATGTTGAGGTCTTTGTCGATGTGATCATGCGCCAGCGCAAACATCCCGAACAAGGATACAGAACGTGCCTCGGTGTTTTACGGCTGGCCAAGACCTTCGGGCGGGAGCGCCTGGATGCCGCCTGTTTGCGTGCGCTTGAGATCAACGCCCACTCCTACACATCCCTGCATTCCATTCTGAAGAATGGTTTGGACCGTCAGCGCCGCGAACCCACCACGGACGGCCCTGCGATCACTCACCCCAATATCCGTGGTGCGGATTACTTCCATTGA
- a CDS encoding response regulator, with protein MVGRIIIADDHPLFREGLRRIIQRVITASLVEVTDTESLLLEAQKDEAPIMMLLDLVFPGFKGAETVADLRKAYPGSALVVISMTDDKTVADEMIAAGANGFISKSVSADEIMLSINKVVEGEIVVCLDGDDSIGQSIIPNLPQRHIDVLVGLGQGKTNKEIARELGISPFTVRAHISAVFKSLGVSTRSAASALAVLYGLI; from the coding sequence TTGGTCGGCAGGATTATTATTGCTGACGATCACCCGCTATTCCGTGAAGGTTTGCGACGTATCATTCAGCGCGTAATTACGGCGTCTCTTGTCGAGGTGACGGACACGGAATCCTTGTTGTTAGAGGCGCAGAAAGACGAAGCTCCGATCATGATGCTGCTTGATCTGGTGTTCCCCGGCTTCAAGGGTGCGGAAACTGTTGCTGATTTGCGCAAGGCATATCCTGGGTCAGCTTTGGTTGTTATTTCAATGACTGACGACAAGACGGTTGCGGACGAAATGATCGCGGCGGGGGCAAACGGTTTCATCTCGAAATCCGTCTCCGCCGACGAAATTATGCTTTCCATCAACAAAGTCGTCGAGGGTGAAATTGTTGTCTGTCTGGATGGCGATGATTCGATCGGACAAAGCATTATCCCGAACCTCCCGCAACGGCACATCGATGTGCTCGTCGGATTGGGCCAGGGAAAAACAAACAAGGAAATTGCGCGCGAATTGGGGATTTCTCCCTTTACCGTGCGCGCACATATTTCCGCAGTGTTCAAGTCACTGGGTGTATCCACTCGCTCGGCCGCATCGGCATTGGCCGTTTTGTATGGCTTGATATAA
- a CDS encoding ATP-binding response regulator has translation MLALHWLALWGVWEILVTPTLLYVLGKQAENPTSRELNLDRWQNKLHALFALVGTSWGTFLFFGLDVQNPAHFSIQMAIVAGASAAAARSLGIFKFSFFFYEIPFTGLLAIRIFMIGGDFVLLGVLVLIFAVMMCGLANDTSEELSEYLATKLENLDLADKYLAAAKKADIANAAKTQFLAQANHDLRQPIHAIGLLTECLRDQKLDADGEDVLDTIDLSIDNLSNLFKSLLNVTSLDSGGLKPDLTTFSLDEVLRQTVRQALPEAEEHGGTIKLVGTSISVKTDKALLSSILQNLVFNAVKYAPGAKILLGARVRNGAASVHVLDQGIGVPDHLQEAIFNEFVRGNPHGPGRRDGLGLGLSIVSRTARLLGLDVDFRSTEGVGTHVAIEGLRVSSRPIQEQAVAVSSEVFKKPNKTVLIIDDNPQVMKAMKNLLQNWGYDVETRTPMSEFPARFDVLLMDYHLNTPKNGIELAREINQRAPVPTAIISGTITDQIEGFAKQEGFWTLHKPVSPMQLRSVLLAMTANYADAS, from the coding sequence GTGCTGGCGCTGCACTGGCTTGCACTGTGGGGCGTTTGGGAAATTCTGGTGACGCCAACTCTGCTCTACGTTCTCGGCAAACAAGCTGAAAACCCGACGAGCCGGGAGCTCAATCTGGATCGTTGGCAGAACAAACTGCACGCGCTTTTTGCCCTTGTTGGCACCAGTTGGGGTACGTTTCTCTTTTTCGGGCTGGACGTTCAAAACCCGGCGCATTTTTCCATCCAGATGGCAATCGTGGCGGGGGCTTCAGCCGCTGCCGCTCGCTCCCTGGGCATATTCAAGTTCTCGTTCTTTTTCTACGAAATCCCCTTTACCGGGCTACTCGCCATCCGGATTTTCATGATCGGCGGCGATTTTGTTCTGCTGGGGGTTCTCGTCCTCATCTTCGCTGTCATGATGTGTGGATTGGCCAACGACACCAGCGAGGAGTTGTCCGAGTATCTGGCGACCAAACTCGAAAATCTCGATCTGGCAGATAAATATCTCGCTGCTGCAAAGAAGGCGGATATAGCCAATGCCGCCAAGACCCAGTTTCTGGCGCAGGCAAATCACGACTTGCGTCAGCCAATACATGCCATCGGGCTTCTTACCGAGTGCTTGCGGGATCAAAAACTCGATGCCGACGGGGAAGATGTTCTGGATACAATTGATCTGTCCATCGACAATCTTTCCAATTTGTTCAAATCCCTTCTCAATGTCACTTCACTGGATTCCGGCGGCCTGAAACCCGACCTGACAACTTTTTCTCTGGATGAAGTGCTGCGCCAAACCGTGCGGCAAGCGCTGCCTGAAGCAGAAGAGCATGGTGGTACCATAAAGCTGGTCGGCACTTCGATCAGTGTGAAAACCGACAAGGCCCTTCTGTCTTCGATACTCCAGAACCTGGTTTTCAATGCTGTCAAATACGCCCCGGGAGCCAAGATACTTCTCGGTGCAAGGGTCAGAAATGGCGCGGCGAGTGTTCATGTTCTCGATCAGGGAATTGGCGTGCCGGATCATCTCCAGGAAGCGATTTTTAACGAGTTTGTTCGCGGCAATCCGCACGGTCCGGGCCGCAGGGATGGGCTGGGTTTGGGGTTGTCGATTGTATCGCGGACGGCGCGCCTTCTGGGTCTGGATGTGGATTTCAGGTCGACAGAGGGTGTCGGTACCCATGTCGCCATTGAGGGACTTCGCGTTTCGTCCCGACCAATTCAAGAACAAGCTGTTGCCGTTTCCAGTGAGGTTTTCAAAAAGCCCAACAAGACTGTGCTGATCATCGACGACAATCCTCAGGTGATGAAGGCAATGAAGAACCTTCTCCAGAATTGGGGCTATGACGTGGAGACCAGGACTCCCATGTCGGAATTTCCAGCACGCTTTGACGTGCTGCTTATGGACTATCACCTCAATACCCCGAAAAACGGCATCGAGCTTGCAAGAGAAATTAATCAGAGAGCCCCGGTGCCTACCGCAATTATCAGCGGCACCATCACCGACCAGATCGAGGGATTTGCAAAACAGGAGGGATTCTGGACACTCCACAAGCCTGTGTCGCCAATGCAACTGCGATCTGTCCTATTGGCAATGACAGCCAACTACGCCGACGCAAGCTGA
- a CDS encoding AAA family ATPase, translating into MSKINKRVSKYLIARLKRAARLKSFGQAMDAGILESQPLAETEHGGVVWNLAAEMAVLISGDVDQDRKLVQSLLEASSRNRKQIERRIRSGEFDAFNLDEENGADETVGASAKSAGNASGHSDTLPEAGGESEPPANLTSKSGGPVPGEGKAANLSSQKMAALRGYVLSIVAGFAPAPKVPEVAAALLLARAIERDEHGLDRLLSIMKRRKSIVAVQVPVRDFERHFGCLLEDGLPLPFHVSLEPIAEGPTLTGRFKALADTTPRKSFSCFGSASLKRYDDDDELRTIVSKRVLTAFKPLIICDERDQPLPARLVAVADMVISGSGIDASLIADVLAICHNIPITRTWFLMTELDFEPGHLGIDDLAIAIRPGRSPTKIMAILTTLEAENRAMAEAKEDEEKEGRLGALLKRSDAKKREKYSGCFDIIEPDKELTAPESGKGQTAKQSAKPTSGKDHLFVERLAGYGDAQQWALDLKLDLEAFGNKEVGWPDLSSRLLLSGPPGTGKTTFAKALCNTLQVPLIATSVARWLEASNLGDVLAAMNATFKHATRSAPCILFIDEVDNIGNRGSSDRPYDDYWSSLVNRVLELLDGAAKTEGVIVVGATNRPDKIDPALLRSGRLEKHIIIPQPDTAALVKIIAHHLGSDLDSVLNSSEMGRSTGRNSSAETLLAQTNTTIAGNGSDQLHDSKEGVLING; encoded by the coding sequence ATGAGCAAGATCAACAAACGCGTCTCCAAATATCTCATTGCTCGACTGAAGCGCGCCGCTCGGCTTAAATCCTTTGGGCAGGCCATGGACGCTGGCATTCTCGAAAGTCAGCCGCTCGCCGAAACTGAGCACGGCGGGGTGGTCTGGAACCTCGCCGCGGAAATGGCAGTGCTGATTTCCGGTGATGTCGATCAGGACCGGAAACTGGTCCAATCGCTTTTGGAGGCATCCTCACGAAACAGGAAGCAAATCGAGAGACGGATCAGATCTGGCGAGTTCGATGCATTCAATTTGGATGAAGAAAACGGCGCTGATGAAACTGTTGGCGCATCCGCCAAGTCTGCTGGAAACGCTTCGGGACATTCCGACACGCTGCCTGAAGCTGGCGGTGAAAGTGAGCCGCCCGCAAACCTGACGTCCAAATCAGGTGGCCCAGTTCCTGGAGAGGGTAAGGCGGCCAATTTGTCCTCTCAGAAAATGGCGGCACTTAGGGGTTATGTTCTTTCGATTGTTGCAGGCTTTGCGCCGGCACCCAAGGTTCCGGAAGTTGCTGCAGCACTACTTCTAGCAAGGGCAATCGAGCGGGATGAGCACGGCCTTGACCGACTGCTCTCGATCATGAAACGAAGGAAATCGATTGTTGCTGTCCAGGTCCCAGTCAGGGATTTCGAACGACACTTCGGCTGTCTTCTCGAAGACGGCTTGCCGTTGCCGTTTCATGTGTCGCTTGAACCGATAGCAGAAGGCCCAACGTTGACTGGCCGCTTCAAAGCACTTGCGGATACAACGCCACGGAAATCCTTCAGCTGTTTCGGGAGCGCTTCGCTAAAGCGGTATGATGATGATGACGAACTTCGCACGATCGTATCGAAGCGGGTTCTCACGGCGTTCAAACCGCTCATCATTTGCGACGAGCGTGATCAGCCCCTACCGGCTCGGCTTGTCGCTGTCGCGGACATGGTGATCTCGGGAAGCGGAATTGATGCCAGCCTGATCGCAGATGTGCTTGCAATCTGCCACAACATCCCGATCACTCGGACTTGGTTCCTCATGACGGAACTCGATTTCGAGCCCGGTCATCTCGGCATTGATGATCTCGCGATTGCAATTCGCCCTGGACGGTCACCGACCAAAATCATGGCAATCCTGACGACGCTTGAAGCCGAAAACCGCGCCATGGCAGAAGCAAAGGAGGACGAAGAAAAGGAGGGCCGATTAGGCGCTTTGCTAAAACGCTCTGATGCAAAGAAGCGCGAGAAATATTCGGGCTGCTTCGACATCATCGAGCCAGACAAAGAACTGACTGCGCCAGAATCAGGCAAGGGGCAGACGGCGAAACAATCTGCCAAACCGACGTCCGGAAAGGATCACCTCTTCGTTGAAAGATTGGCCGGTTATGGTGATGCACAGCAATGGGCGCTTGATCTCAAGCTCGACCTTGAAGCATTCGGTAACAAGGAAGTCGGCTGGCCCGATCTCAGCTCACGGCTGCTGTTATCCGGGCCGCCCGGCACGGGCAAGACAACATTCGCAAAGGCACTCTGCAACACGCTTCAGGTTCCGCTGATCGCGACGTCGGTTGCGAGATGGCTGGAAGCGTCGAATCTTGGCGATGTTCTGGCAGCGATGAATGCAACATTCAAACATGCCACTCGCAGTGCACCTTGCATCCTGTTCATCGATGAAGTCGACAACATCGGAAACCGCGGCAGCAGTGACCGACCATATGATGATTACTGGTCGAGCCTCGTAAACCGCGTGTTGGAATTGCTGGATGGAGCGGCAAAAACGGAAGGCGTCATTGTCGTTGGAGCAACCAACCGGCCAGACAAGATTGATCCTGCACTTTTGCGTTCAGGCCGTCTTGAAAAGCACATCATCATCCCACAACCCGATACCGCTGCCTTGGTAAAAATCATTGCGCATCACTTAGGAAGTGACCTCGACTCGGTCTTGAACAGCAGTGAGATGGGCAGGTCGACCGGTCGCAACAGTTCGGCGGAGACTTTGCTTGCACAGACCAACACCACCATTGCCGGCAACGGCAGTGATCAACTCCACGACAGCAAGGAAGGAGTGCTCATCAATGGATAA
- the tnpC gene encoding IS66 family transposase gives MDRTDLQQLSKDELIEMVLRLQRPSKDSRTSSKPPSTDKKEKRVNSRPGGAKPGHEPHNRVLADFADMFRDHEPTACKRCGHAFSGDDTMVLAGAYDEIDIPAIRPHVTRHRRFSCHCPQCGTTTKATAPAVATATPFGPGIHALAIYLKSFHALSYERLSGVFMDIFGLNVSEGAIMNMFSRSRPSFQATAQAAKASLRAARVVASDETGVRIEGTNAQHWVFHCKDAVVHQPDYSRAARVVHETMGGHVPEVWISDRYSAQQSHGHRHQTCLAHLARDTAFALEHGEDDLPLRFQLWFGRVFDFARAISTFAASTVASKKRKFDKQLAGLLCAPTSCDLAQKLQAKIGRARDQLLTFCDYPGEVDVTNNTSERKLRPWVIQRKVTNGYRAMWAAQAEADVRTTIDTARLKGANPFQVIASVLA, from the coding sequence ATGGATCGGACTGATTTGCAGCAGCTGAGCAAGGACGAATTGATCGAGATGGTGCTTCGGCTCCAACGGCCTTCCAAGGATTCTCGGACGTCTTCCAAGCCGCCCTCGACGGACAAGAAAGAGAAACGCGTCAACTCACGACCGGGTGGAGCCAAGCCCGGGCATGAACCCCACAATAGGGTGCTGGCGGATTTTGCCGACATGTTTCGCGATCATGAACCGACCGCCTGCAAGAGATGCGGCCATGCGTTTTCCGGTGATGATACGATGGTGCTGGCCGGGGCCTATGACGAGATCGATATTCCTGCGATCCGTCCTCATGTCACCCGGCATCGGCGTTTTTCCTGTCATTGCCCGCAATGCGGCACGACAACAAAAGCCACCGCACCTGCCGTGGCAACCGCAACGCCGTTCGGGCCAGGCATTCACGCGCTGGCGATCTACCTCAAGAGTTTCCATGCATTGTCTTACGAACGCCTGAGCGGTGTGTTCATGGATATCTTCGGCCTTAATGTGAGCGAGGGCGCGATCATGAACATGTTTTCCCGCTCCCGTCCGAGCTTCCAGGCCACAGCACAGGCCGCCAAGGCCAGCCTTCGAGCCGCCCGCGTTGTCGCCAGCGACGAAACCGGTGTGCGTATCGAGGGCACAAATGCCCAACACTGGGTTTTTCATTGCAAGGATGCTGTTGTCCACCAGCCCGATTACTCCCGTGCAGCACGGGTCGTTCACGAGACCATGGGCGGCCATGTCCCCGAGGTATGGATATCTGATCGGTATTCAGCCCAGCAATCTCACGGCCATCGACATCAAACCTGCCTTGCACATTTGGCGCGTGATACAGCCTTTGCGCTGGAACATGGCGAGGATGATCTCCCTCTTCGCTTCCAGCTTTGGTTTGGCCGTGTGTTTGATTTCGCCAGAGCCATAAGCACATTCGCTGCGTCTACCGTCGCAAGCAAGAAGCGCAAATTCGATAAACAGCTTGCCGGGCTTCTATGCGCCCCGACTTCGTGCGACCTGGCCCAAAAGCTCCAGGCCAAGATCGGGCGGGCCCGCGATCAGCTGCTGACGTTTTGCGACTATCCCGGAGAAGTCGATGTCACCAACAACACATCTGAGCGAAAGCTCCGTCCATGGGTCATTCAGCGAAAGGTGACAAACGGATATCGCGCCATGTGGGCCGCCCAAGCAGAGGCGGATGTACGCACGACCATCGACACCGCCCGCCTCAAAGGCGCAAACCCCTTCCAGGTCATCGCATCCGTCCTGGCATAG
- a CDS encoding DUF2846 domain-containing protein, with product MKYLFLILLFIASGCSSTWESSSAVSTRGSGEQRTIVAASTQRAESLNGDEVFLLIYREGGFVGSATAWPVQYNGTKIGALKNGSFIAIKTNAGIKTLTPESHLGIYSEGVEQFELNADAGRTYYLKHGPDSIYTSKVKIRQVPAAKASAEIAKYSLVKVINEYRGSVVKSEGNISSVIGRVFIERGIRTLPARPGSPLYVGDKVNVEEDSRANIIIRGGLIKITEKMSYQIPDAPKAAPPPGMASKAWIKIKKLLEGENFELKGATSTGGVRG from the coding sequence ATGAAATACCTGTTTCTAATTCTTCTGTTCATTGCATCTGGGTGTTCGTCAACGTGGGAATCCTCCAGCGCTGTCTCGACACGAGGAAGCGGTGAACAGAGAACGATTGTTGCGGCTAGCACTCAACGGGCTGAAAGCCTCAATGGCGACGAGGTGTTCCTGCTGATTTACCGCGAAGGCGGATTTGTCGGCTCCGCGACAGCATGGCCAGTTCAGTACAATGGAACCAAAATTGGCGCACTGAAAAACGGATCGTTTATAGCCATCAAGACAAATGCCGGGATAAAAACGCTCACGCCGGAATCCCATCTCGGTATCTATTCCGAAGGGGTGGAGCAATTTGAGCTGAACGCCGATGCCGGCCGCACCTATTATTTGAAGCATGGTCCGGATTCAATCTACACCTCGAAGGTCAAGATCAGGCAAGTACCGGCGGCAAAAGCCAGCGCTGAAATCGCAAAATATTCGCTTGTGAAAGTTATCAACGAATACAGAGGCTCAGTGGTCAAATCCGAAGGCAATATCAGCTCCGTCATCGGAAGGGTGTTTATTGAGCGGGGAATCAGGACATTGCCGGCCAGACCAGGCTCCCCGTTGTACGTTGGCGACAAGGTCAATGTGGAAGAGGACTCGAGAGCGAACATAATCATTCGTGGCGGGCTCATCAAGATCACCGAGAAGATGTCTTATCAAATACCAGATGCCCCAAAAGCCGCGCCGCCGCCCGGCATGGCATCAAAGGCGTGGATCAAGATCAAGAAACTGCTTGAGGGGGAGAATTTCGAACTCAAGGGGGCAACGTCGACCGGGGGTGTGCGCGGATAG